In Limnobaculum parvum, one DNA window encodes the following:
- a CDS encoding tetratricopeptide repeat protein, which produces MPYLKTSLITLSLVFLLSGCSAATVSNDNSSNEHNMSPELMNRIGIMHAKGLGVEKNHVKAFEWYMKSAMKGYAHGQNNVGFSYSSGQGIPRDYEKALEWYLKAAEQNDGEAQNNVGVMFELGRGIEQNYTKAMEWYLKASNNGSGNARKNIGNMYYYGRGVPKDYEKAMEWYNKIKDSTFNYSVICP; this is translated from the coding sequence ATGCCTTATTTAAAAACATCATTGATTACACTTAGTTTGGTTTTTTTATTAAGTGGTTGTAGTGCTGCAACTGTAAGTAACGATAATTCATCAAATGAACATAACATGTCGCCTGAGCTAATGAACAGGATAGGCATAATGCATGCAAAAGGTTTAGGTGTTGAAAAAAATCACGTTAAAGCATTTGAATGGTATATGAAATCAGCCATGAAAGGATATGCTCATGGTCAAAATAATGTAGGTTTTTCTTACAGTTCTGGACAAGGTATTCCCAGAGATTATGAAAAAGCCTTAGAATGGTATTTAAAAGCCGCTGAACAAAATGATGGTGAAGCTCAGAATAATGTAGGTGTAATGTTTGAATTAGGTAGAGGGATAGAACAGAATTATACAAAAGCTATGGAGTGGTATTTGAAAGCGTCAAATAATGGTAGTGGTAATGCAAGAAAAAATATAGGTAATATGTATTATTATGGACGAGGTGTACCTAAAGACTATGAAAAAGCAATGGAATGGTATAATAAGATAAAAGATAGTACTTTTAATTATAGTGTGATCTGTCCTTGA
- a CDS encoding IS3 family transposase has protein sequence MVTQLSAFHSVNRLCSLLNISTRGYWAWRGRAPCARKQQDDLLITRMITLHQDSRGTYGIKRLQSDLKDELRFHGKTRLSRLMKLAGLKATNQPRYKMTTNSRHDYPIAPNLLARDFNPFSINIAWVSDITYIKTLEGWLYLATVLDLYSRKIIGWSLSARLKTPLIIDALNMAVKQRQAGKKVIIHSDRGSQYASHSYQTELGKHGLICSMSGKGCCYDNAVMESFYHTLKTELMRGKVFITRAEAINAIFDYIEVFYNRRRKHSTLGYLSPVDYESAA, from the coding sequence ATGGTCACTCAATTATCGGCTTTCCATTCCGTTAATCGCCTTTGTAGTCTGTTGAACATTAGCACCCGTGGTTACTGGGCGTGGCGTGGGCGAGCACCTTGTGCCCGTAAGCAACAGGATGATTTGCTGATAACCAGAATGATAACGTTGCACCAAGACAGTCGAGGAACCTATGGTATTAAGCGCTTACAAAGTGATTTGAAAGATGAACTGCGTTTTCATGGCAAGACACGTCTTAGTCGACTGATGAAGCTGGCTGGTCTGAAGGCCACTAATCAACCTCGTTATAAAATGACGACAAATAGTCGACATGATTATCCCATTGCGCCTAATTTATTGGCACGTGACTTCAATCCTTTCTCGATAAATATTGCCTGGGTATCCGACATTACATACATTAAAACCTTGGAAGGCTGGCTGTATCTAGCCACGGTACTTGATCTGTACAGTCGAAAAATTATTGGATGGAGTTTAAGCGCACGTTTGAAAACGCCCCTAATTATCGATGCCCTGAACATGGCAGTAAAACAACGTCAGGCGGGTAAAAAAGTGATAATCCATTCGGACAGAGGCAGTCAATATGCCAGTCATAGCTATCAAACTGAGTTAGGTAAACATGGCTTAATCTGCTCAATGAGCGGCAAAGGCTGTTGTTATGACAATGCGGTGATGGAAAGCTTTTACCACACGTTAAAAACAGAACTGATGAGGGGAAAGGTATTTATCACTCGAGCAGAAGCGATAAATGCAATATTCGATTATATCGAAGTGTTCTACAACCGCCGTCGCAAACATTCAACGTTGGGCTATTTGTCCCCGGTTGATTATGAGTCGGCAGCGTAA
- a CDS encoding recombinase family protein codes for MRIFGYGRVSTLEQDTENQRLALVNMGQSIEDKRWFSETVSGGSPALQRKEFSRLIERMEDGDRLVVLKLDRLGRDVLDVLKTIQALSDKGIQVVCMDLGGVDLTSSAGKLQLTVLAAVAEFERQRLRERTMEGLAKAASEGRKGGRPMVANRNTIQRLKAEDLSQSKVANKLGISLSTVKRHWN; via the coding sequence ATGAGAATTTTTGGATATGGTCGGGTTAGTACCCTTGAGCAAGATACAGAAAACCAAAGATTGGCGTTAGTTAACATGGGACAATCTATCGAAGATAAAAGATGGTTTTCTGAAACAGTTAGCGGTGGTAGTCCTGCTTTACAACGTAAAGAATTTTCCCGTTTAATTGAGCGTATGGAGGATGGAGACCGTTTAGTTGTTTTAAAGCTGGATAGATTAGGAAGAGATGTTTTAGACGTTCTAAAAACGATTCAGGCGCTTTCTGATAAAGGGATTCAGGTTGTTTGCATGGATCTTGGTGGTGTTGATCTGACATCTTCAGCAGGAAAGTTACAGTTAACTGTTTTAGCCGCTGTCGCTGAATTTGAAAGACAAAGGTTACGTGAACGTACAATGGAAGGATTAGCTAAAGCCGCCAGTGAGGGACGTAAAGGTGGTCGGCCTATGGTTGCTAACAGAAATACAATTCAAAGATTAAAAGCTGAAGATTTAAGTCAAAGTAAGGTAGCTAATAAATTAGGTATATCTTTGAGTACAGTTAAACGGCATTGGAATTAG
- a CDS encoding AMP nucleosidase translates to MNQQPFNTRLTASEAIDKLEQQYESALSALRSAIGAFIQQGTLPDAKAREKGLFSYPQLRVCWDGKFQEHLRTRAYGRFAHPGQYATTITRPDLFRHYLTEQLGLLEHDYGAIFEVTPSQQEIPYPFVIDGSALMLDRTMTAGIVQHFPTTDLAKIGDDITDGLANAGDIFPLSHFDALRTDFSLARLKHYTGTPVEHVQPYVLFTNYSRYVDEFISWACKQIRDPSSPYQALSCAGGSYITVENADPERTASDLAWKKHQMPAYHLISSTGQGITLVNIGVGPSNAKTICDHLAVLRPHAWLMIGHCGGLRESQRIGDYVLAHAYLRDDHVLDAVLPPDIPIPSIAEVQRALYDATKAVSGMPGEEVKLRLRTGTVVTTDDRNWELRFSVSARRFNLSRAVAVDMESATIAAQGYRFRVPYGTLLCVSDKPLHGEIKLPGQANHFYEGAISEHLQIGIRAIDLLRAEGDKLHSRKLRTFNEPPFR, encoded by the coding sequence TTGAATCAGCAACCATTTAATACCCGTCTTACCGCCTCTGAAGCCATTGATAAGCTCGAACAACAATATGAATCCGCCCTGAGTGCGCTGCGTAGTGCTATCGGTGCCTTTATTCAGCAGGGAACCTTACCGGATGCGAAAGCCAGAGAAAAGGGGCTATTTTCCTATCCCCAATTGCGGGTTTGTTGGGATGGTAAATTTCAGGAACATTTACGCACTCGTGCCTATGGGCGTTTTGCACATCCTGGGCAGTATGCCACCACCATTACTCGCCCGGACTTGTTCCGTCACTACCTGACTGAACAGTTAGGATTGTTAGAACATGATTATGGCGCTATTTTTGAAGTGACACCGTCACAACAAGAGATACCTTATCCGTTTGTGATAGATGGTTCCGCTCTGATGCTGGATCGCACCATGACGGCAGGAATTGTGCAGCATTTTCCAACCACGGATCTGGCTAAAATTGGTGATGATATTACCGATGGTTTGGCTAACGCAGGGGATATTTTCCCGTTATCTCATTTTGATGCCCTGCGTACCGACTTCTCTTTAGCGCGGCTTAAACACTATACCGGAACGCCCGTTGAACATGTTCAACCTTACGTTCTGTTTACCAACTATAGCCGCTATGTGGATGAATTCATCAGTTGGGCCTGTAAACAGATCCGAGATCCCTCCAGCCCTTATCAGGCGCTGTCGTGCGCCGGTGGCAGCTATATCACGGTAGAGAATGCCGATCCGGAGAGAACGGCGTCCGACTTGGCATGGAAAAAGCATCAAATGCCGGCTTACCATCTTATTTCCTCCACCGGGCAGGGAATTACACTGGTAAATATTGGCGTCGGGCCTTCGAATGCCAAGACAATTTGTGACCATTTGGCCGTGCTACGACCTCATGCATGGCTGATGATTGGTCACTGCGGCGGGTTGCGTGAAAGCCAGAGAATTGGCGATTATGTATTGGCCCATGCCTATTTACGTGATGACCATGTTCTGGATGCGGTTTTGCCACCGGATATTCCCATTCCTAGCATTGCAGAAGTACAACGTGCCTTATATGACGCCACCAAAGCCGTTAGCGGAATGCCGGGGGAAGAGGTAAAACTACGGTTGAGAACCGGTACTGTTGTTACCACGGATGACCGAAACTGGGAGCTACGTTTCTCGGTGTCAGCTCGACGCTTTAACCTCAGTCGTGCGGTCGCGGTAGATATGGAAAGCGCCACGATTGCAGCTCAGGGCTATCGTTTCCGGGTTCCTTATGGCACGTTGTTGTGTGTTTCTGATAAGCCACTGCATGGAGAAATTAAACTACCGGGACAGGCTAACCACTTCTATGAAGGGGCAATATCAGAACACCTGCAAATTGGTATTCGCGCAATAGATCTACTGCGAGCGGAAGGCGATAAGCTTCATTCTCGTAAGCTACGCACATTTAACGAGCCGCCATTTCGCTAA
- a CDS encoding UvrD-helicase domain-containing protein, with translation MSFVVIDYFAAKEIVSTKNLQSADYDKGKLLAECIKESKEHDFSNNIKAHVTNGGLYLLTIKKNKSVLLVFDTTAFKGFERPNNEIITIIQKSCRLAIKIWDGIGHSPCEKIISNSSFIALLPFSFSTGKSYKVILDKSPDKERQEKRNESSLLIFQDGFEVISKEPKLSIFRKARDNYASIDTALIFNKDKDSEIESNNYINVNNIDGEKTFSIDPYMGMDYWKKNLTETQSRFVFSSSFGPDILTGAAGTGKTLSLILRCIIQLINAEENDLPYKSVLLTHSKATKYNIETILASNGGERFINSDKNQSVVVTTLQEWCIENLGNRIEATEYLDSDAFESKQTQLLYINEAVEDFMINDYAGALSFISEELKDFFSKNDWWHISIILQDEISVYIKGRAAENFDIYKTLVRSEYSIPLKNEDDYKTIFSIFNKYYDKLIALNQFDSDDIILSALQETSTPIWKRRRIASGFDVIYIDETHLFNINELSLFHNLLKPNSNNIIFTMDRSQAIGDTTITKHDVSLKINAKITEEHGLNAVFRSSEHIVNLASCVLASGALLFNNLENPLFGAMSGHTAVIDEKSPIPYIVSKQNKNEMIKSTFLLVDNIANKQGLKRSDVLIIPCSDDMLEATKTYASESNISLKSIEQRGDIIVLESAASSNSYIIGGMEYIGGLEFPAIIILGIDDDKFPRKSANTGESSHYLNYSAFNLLYVAITRAKYEVAFIHEKTQRISELLDSALSEGLVIYDEDLSKDI, from the coding sequence ATGAGTTTTGTTGTAATTGATTACTTTGCTGCAAAGGAAATTGTTTCTACAAAAAATCTTCAGTCTGCAGACTATGATAAAGGAAAGCTCCTTGCTGAATGTATTAAAGAATCTAAAGAGCATGACTTCAGCAACAATATAAAAGCTCATGTAACAAATGGTGGCTTATACTTATTAACTATAAAGAAAAATAAATCAGTATTATTGGTTTTTGATACCACAGCATTTAAGGGCTTTGAAAGACCTAATAATGAAATAATCACTATAATACAAAAGTCTTGTCGTCTTGCAATTAAGATCTGGGATGGCATTGGACACAGCCCTTGTGAAAAAATAATAAGCAACTCATCTTTTATCGCTCTTCTACCCTTCTCTTTTTCAACAGGAAAGTCATATAAAGTAATTTTAGATAAATCCCCAGATAAAGAACGACAAGAAAAAAGAAATGAAAGCAGTCTATTAATATTTCAAGATGGCTTTGAAGTTATATCTAAAGAACCTAAATTATCAATATTTAGAAAAGCACGGGATAATTACGCATCTATTGATACAGCATTGATCTTTAATAAAGATAAAGATTCAGAAATAGAAAGTAATAATTACATTAATGTTAATAATATTGATGGTGAGAAGACTTTCTCCATAGACCCTTATATGGGAATGGATTACTGGAAGAAAAATCTTACTGAAACTCAATCAAGATTTGTATTTAGTTCAAGTTTTGGCCCTGATATATTAACTGGTGCTGCAGGAACAGGAAAGACTCTTAGCCTTATTTTAAGATGTATAATTCAATTAATTAATGCAGAGGAAAATGATTTACCTTACAAATCAGTTTTATTAACACACAGTAAAGCAACAAAATATAACATTGAAACTATATTAGCTTCAAATGGAGGTGAGAGATTTATCAATAGTGATAAAAACCAAAGTGTAGTAGTTACAACTCTACAAGAATGGTGTATAGAAAATTTAGGCAATCGAATTGAGGCTACTGAGTACCTTGATAGTGATGCATTTGAATCTAAACAAACACAGTTATTATATATAAACGAAGCCGTTGAAGACTTCATGATAAATGACTATGCAGGTGCTTTATCATTTATATCTGAAGAACTAAAAGATTTTTTCTCCAAAAATGATTGGTGGCATATATCGATAATCTTACAAGACGAAATCTCAGTATATATAAAAGGTAGAGCTGCTGAAAACTTTGATATATACAAAACACTTGTAAGATCAGAGTATTCAATACCACTAAAAAATGAAGATGATTATAAAACTATTTTCTCAATTTTTAATAAATATTATGATAAATTAATTGCACTAAACCAATTTGATAGTGATGATATCATATTATCGGCTCTTCAAGAAACTTCTACTCCTATATGGAAAAGAAGGCGAATAGCATCTGGATTTGATGTCATATATATTGATGAAACACATTTATTCAATATTAATGAGTTAAGTCTATTTCATAATTTATTAAAACCAAATAGCAATAATATTATATTCACAATGGATCGCAGCCAAGCAATTGGTGATACAACAATAACTAAACATGATGTTTCTCTAAAAATTAATGCAAAAATTACTGAAGAGCATGGTTTAAATGCTGTTTTCCGTTCATCTGAGCATATTGTAAATTTAGCCAGTTGTGTTCTTGCATCAGGTGCATTATTATTTAATAATTTAGAGAATCCATTATTTGGTGCAATGTCTGGACATACCGCTGTAATTGATGAAAAATCACCTATTCCATATATAGTTTCAAAACAAAATAAGAATGAAATGATAAAATCAACTTTTTTATTGGTTGATAATATAGCTAATAAGCAGGGTTTAAAGAGATCTGATGTTTTAATTATTCCTTGTTCTGATGATATGCTGGAGGCTACAAAAACTTATGCTTCTGAGAGTAACATTTCTCTCAAATCCATAGAGCAGCGTGGCGATATTATCGTATTAGAAAGTGCAGCTTCTTCTAATAGCTATATTATTGGAGGAATGGAATATATTGGTGGCCTTGAATTTCCTGCAATAATTATATTAGGTATTGATGATGATAAATTTCCAAGAAAGTCAGCCAACACAGGTGAATCATCTCACTATTTAAATTATTCAGCATTTAACCTACTTTATGTGGCAATCACAAGAGCTAAGTACGAGGTGGCTTTTATCCATGAAAAAACACAGAGAATAAGTGAATTACTGGATAGTGCTCTTTCAGAAGGTCTGGTTATATATGATGAGGACTTATCCAAAGACATATAA
- the nemA gene encoding alkene reductase, protein MSTDKLFTPLKMGAITVPNRIFMAPLTRLRSIEPGDIPTPLMGEYYRQRTSSGLIISEATQISAQAKGYAGAPGLHSAEQIAAWKKITDGVHAENGRMAVQVWHTGRISHNSLQPGQQAPVAPSAIRAETRTSLRDEQGHPVRMDTSVPRALETNEIPGIVNDFRQVVANARDAGFDLIELHSAHGYLLHQFLSPDSNHRTDQYGGSLENRVRLVLDVVDAASKEWSADRIGIRVSPLGSFQGLGNGDNEEADALYLIEQLGKRGMAYLHLSEPDWAGGQPYSDEFRQKVRERFSGVIIGSGAYTPEKAEALIAKGYIDAVAFGRSYIANPDLVERLHRNVALNEPRPESFYGGNAEGYTDYPTL, encoded by the coding sequence ATGTCAACAGATAAATTGTTTACCCCGTTAAAAATGGGCGCCATCACGGTACCAAACCGTATTTTCATGGCACCGCTAACGCGTTTACGCAGCATTGAACCCGGTGATATCCCTACTCCATTAATGGGGGAATATTATCGCCAGCGCACAAGTTCTGGACTGATTATCAGTGAAGCAACCCAGATCTCTGCACAAGCTAAAGGCTATGCGGGTGCTCCAGGGTTACACAGTGCTGAACAGATCGCCGCTTGGAAAAAAATTACCGACGGTGTACATGCAGAAAATGGTCGTATGGCAGTACAGGTATGGCATACCGGACGCATTTCTCACAATAGTTTACAGCCGGGCCAACAGGCACCCGTCGCTCCATCGGCTATTCGTGCCGAAACCCGCACTTCTCTGCGTGATGAGCAAGGTCATCCTGTACGGATGGATACTTCTGTTCCACGCGCGCTGGAAACCAACGAGATTCCAGGCATCGTTAATGACTTCCGTCAGGTGGTTGCCAATGCACGGGATGCTGGGTTTGATCTGATAGAATTGCACTCGGCACACGGCTATTTGTTGCATCAGTTTCTTTCTCCGGATTCTAATCATCGTACCGATCAATATGGTGGTAGCTTGGAGAATCGTGTTCGGTTGGTATTAGACGTGGTGGATGCAGCCAGCAAAGAATGGAGTGCCGATCGCATTGGGATTCGCGTCTCTCCGCTTGGTAGCTTTCAGGGGTTGGGTAATGGTGATAATGAAGAAGCCGATGCGCTTTATCTGATCGAACAATTAGGTAAACGCGGAATGGCCTATTTGCATCTGTCTGAACCTGACTGGGCCGGTGGTCAGCCTTACAGCGATGAATTCCGCCAAAAAGTACGTGAACGTTTCAGTGGCGTGATTATCGGTTCTGGTGCTTATACGCCGGAAAAAGCCGAAGCGCTGATTGCAAAAGGATATATTGATGCAGTTGCCTTTGGTCGCTCATATATTGCTAATCCGGATCTGGTCGAGCGTTTACATCGTAATGTCGCTCTCAACGAACCGCGTCCTGAATCATTTTATGGTGGCAATGCAGAAGGTTATACGGATTACCCTACTCTGTAA
- a CDS encoding RrF2 family transcriptional regulator: MAFVSSGVEYALHCLLYISQRDGIKEANVRDLAELQGVPVDFLAKIFTKLKKSGIVNSTEGARGGFHLARSPESISVKDVVEAVDGNKGLFECKEIRERCAVFDQQAPQWATEGVCSIHRIMLEAEQAMRQVLSQHTLASISATTNKKAPAEFNQQILQWFESRPSNHRVSSE; the protein is encoded by the coding sequence ATGGCGTTTGTCAGTTCGGGGGTTGAGTATGCACTGCATTGTTTGTTGTATATCAGCCAGCGTGACGGAATTAAAGAAGCAAACGTACGTGATTTAGCTGAGTTACAAGGGGTTCCCGTCGATTTTTTGGCCAAGATTTTTACTAAGCTAAAGAAATCCGGCATTGTGAACTCAACTGAAGGGGCCAGAGGTGGTTTTCATCTGGCCCGCTCGCCTGAATCTATCTCGGTTAAGGACGTGGTTGAAGCCGTTGATGGCAATAAAGGGCTGTTTGAATGTAAAGAGATACGTGAGCGTTGTGCGGTGTTTGATCAACAGGCACCTCAGTGGGCAACTGAAGGGGTATGCTCGATTCATCGCATTATGTTAGAAGCGGAGCAGGCTATGCGGCAGGTTCTCTCTCAACACACGCTGGCAAGTATCTCTGCCACTACCAACAAGAAAGCACCGGCTGAATTTAATCAGCAAATCTTACAGTGGTTTGAATCTCGTCCCTCAAACCATCGCGTTTCATCTGAATAA
- a CDS encoding recombinase family protein produces the protein MSVERQLEAGRKYCEENSLTLSNENFCDLGISAYKNKKRDGFDDMIEAINSGRIPEGSYILIEAIDRLSRKGIQETQKILSQILEKGINIAFVGDDAKTLSGVVLTEDSLNRLDSIITIALAAELAYKESLRKAKLIKDAKARAREKAKQGTALPKNLPFWLKYDNEHKKYDFKSDDDKNLIKEIIELRQQGMGARLIAKILNDRKISSPKGKGWSHTTIRKVLSNPALCGDYKMYQYIDDKFVPVDLISNYFPKVVNKEEWLLLQSDLSISNKGKPAKENPFTGVLRCYHCGSGMTYNRKESIAKNGGLLVYEYHFCTNSTMGLCDKKRKIRDLIPALKKIMDQLKIEKVKHNINRKSSTIRSKIIEKTNYLDELIKILSDSPTPSPRIINLISEKESELNELKEALVKEDNDNISLKASDIKLLATITDAKEYNMHIRRLVKVISIRNIAKKNYAVLVKKRDGGTQSFIVSNGEIKLFSDTDFIKELVDEYKKIKKNLWI, from the coding sequence GTGTCAGTTGAACGCCAGTTAGAGGCGGGTAGAAAATATTGTGAAGAAAATAGTTTAACGCTTTCTAACGAGAATTTTTGCGATCTTGGTATTAGCGCTTACAAAAATAAAAAGCGTGATGGCTTTGATGACATGATAGAAGCGATAAATTCAGGAAGAATCCCTGAAGGTTCATATATTTTGATTGAAGCTATTGATCGTCTTAGTCGTAAGGGGATTCAAGAAACTCAAAAGATACTTAGTCAAATATTAGAGAAAGGTATCAACATTGCATTTGTTGGAGATGATGCAAAAACGCTATCGGGTGTTGTTTTAACTGAAGATAGTCTGAATCGTTTGGATAGTATCATTACCATTGCTCTTGCTGCTGAGCTTGCATATAAAGAATCACTTCGGAAAGCCAAGCTTATAAAGGATGCAAAGGCAAGAGCTCGGGAAAAGGCTAAGCAAGGAACTGCATTACCTAAAAATCTGCCTTTTTGGTTGAAATATGATAATGAACATAAAAAGTATGATTTCAAAAGTGATGATGATAAAAACTTAATAAAAGAGATAATTGAATTACGGCAGCAGGGTATGGGTGCTCGATTAATTGCTAAAATATTAAATGACCGAAAAATATCATCTCCTAAAGGAAAAGGGTGGAGCCATACAACAATTAGAAAAGTGCTATCTAATCCAGCTTTATGTGGTGACTATAAGATGTATCAGTACATCGATGACAAATTTGTCCCTGTCGATTTAATATCTAATTATTTTCCAAAGGTAGTCAATAAGGAAGAATGGTTATTATTACAATCGGATCTAAGCATATCTAATAAAGGTAAGCCTGCAAAAGAAAATCCATTTACTGGTGTATTAAGGTGCTATCATTGTGGTTCAGGAATGACATATAACCGTAAAGAGAGCATTGCTAAAAATGGAGGCTTGTTAGTTTATGAATATCATTTTTGTACTAATAGTACTATGGGGTTGTGTGATAAAAAAAGAAAAATTAGAGATTTAATTCCTGCTCTAAAAAAGATTATGGATCAGTTAAAGATAGAGAAGGTGAAGCATAATATAAATAGAAAGTCTTCTACTATTCGTTCCAAGATAATAGAGAAGACAAATTATTTGGATGAGTTAATTAAAATATTATCAGACTCACCAACACCTTCACCTCGTATCATTAATCTTATATCAGAAAAAGAGAGTGAACTTAATGAGCTAAAAGAAGCATTGGTTAAAGAGGATAATGACAATATTAGTTTAAAAGCAAGTGATATAAAGTTACTTGCAACGATTACGGATGCTAAAGAATATAATATGCATATTCGCCGGCTTGTTAAAGTTATTAGCATTCGGAATATAGCCAAGAAAAACTATGCTGTTTTAGTCAAAAAACGTGATGGGGGAACTCAATCATTTATCGTTTCAAACGGTGAAATAAAATTATTTTCTGATACTGATTTTATTAAAGAATTAGTAGATGAATATAAAAAGATAAAAAAGAATTTATGGATTTAA
- a CDS encoding 6-phospho-beta-glucosidase, translating to MAQNGFPNDFLWGGAVAAHQVEGGWDRGGKGVSIADVLSKGSHGVDRVMTDGVLPEYIYPNHLGVDFYSHYKDDIALFAEMGFKCFRTSIAWTRIFPNGDEQTPNEAGLQFYDDLFDELLKHHIEPVITLSHFEMPYHLVKEYGGWYNRKVVDFFVRFSEVVMERYKNKVKYWITFNEINNQRNWKYPLFGYCNSGVIFTDHDNPEQVMYQVFHHQFIASAQVVNRGHQINPNFKIGCMIHMMPLYPATCRPEDLVFAQEAMRQKYLFSDVQMRGTYPAYIVKEWARHNITITIQPEDDEILRNGCADYLAISYYMSNIVSPDYTKSESALTFFEGSKLNPYLQASEWGWQIDPVGLRYSLSELYERYQKPLFIVENGFGAIDVREADGRINDDYRIEYLKAHIVEMEKAVAIDGVDLLGYTPWGCIDCVSFTTGEYAKRYGFIYVDMNDDGSGTLARSKKKSFDWYKKVIASNGTER from the coding sequence ATGGCACAAAATGGATTTCCAAACGATTTCTTATGGGGTGGAGCCGTCGCTGCTCATCAGGTTGAAGGTGGATGGGATCGTGGCGGCAAAGGCGTAAGTATCGCGGATGTACTATCTAAAGGCTCTCATGGCGTAGACCGTGTGATGACTGACGGTGTACTGCCCGAATACATTTATCCCAATCATCTGGGCGTCGATTTTTATTCACACTATAAAGACGATATCGCGCTGTTTGCCGAGATGGGATTTAAATGTTTTCGAACTTCAATCGCCTGGACCAGAATATTTCCCAATGGTGATGAACAAACGCCTAACGAGGCCGGATTGCAGTTTTATGACGATTTGTTTGATGAATTGCTGAAACATCACATTGAACCAGTTATTACCCTTTCTCATTTTGAAATGCCTTACCATCTGGTGAAAGAGTATGGCGGCTGGTATAACCGAAAAGTAGTCGATTTCTTTGTTCGCTTTAGTGAAGTGGTGATGGAACGCTATAAAAACAAAGTGAAATACTGGATCACCTTTAATGAAATTAACAATCAACGTAACTGGAAATATCCGCTGTTTGGCTACTGTAATTCCGGGGTGATCTTTACCGATCACGATAATCCAGAGCAGGTGATGTATCAGGTATTTCACCATCAATTCATTGCCAGCGCTCAGGTGGTTAATCGTGGGCATCAAATTAACCCGAACTTCAAGATTGGTTGCATGATCCACATGATGCCGCTGTATCCGGCGACCTGTCGTCCGGAAGATCTGGTTTTTGCTCAGGAAGCCATGAGGCAGAAGTACTTGTTCAGCGATGTTCAAATGCGCGGAACTTATCCTGCTTATATAGTGAAAGAATGGGCTCGTCATAATATTACTATCACGATTCAGCCCGAAGATGATGAGATTCTGCGTAATGGTTGTGCTGATTACTTGGCTATCAGTTATTACATGTCCAACATCGTCTCGCCGGATTACACCAAATCTGAAAGCGCATTAACTTTTTTTGAAGGTAGTAAACTGAATCCTTATCTGCAAGCTTCCGAATGGGGATGGCAAATTGACCCCGTTGGCCTGCGTTATAGCCTTTCAGAACTGTATGAACGCTATCAGAAACCTCTATTTATTGTGGAGAATGGTTTTGGCGCCATTGATGTACGTGAAGCGGATGGCCGGATTAATGATGATTATCGTATTGAATATTTGAAAGCCCATATCGTTGAAATGGAGAAAGCAGTCGCTATTGATGGGGTAGATTTACTTGGTTACACCCCTTGGGGCTGTATTGACTGCGTTTCATTTACCACCGGCGAATATGCCAAACGCTATGGATTTATCTATGTTGATATGAATGATGACGGTAGTGGCACGCTGGCCCGTTCTAAAAAGAAAAGTTTTGACTGGTATAAGAAAGTGATTGCCTCTAACGGCACTGAACGTTAA